A window of the Bradyrhizobium ottawaense genome harbors these coding sequences:
- a CDS encoding polyphosphate kinase 2 family protein, producing MNKKSSKSLADELKPYVAPFSFDGLGEFHLKSHKTREKGGLDKDEGEAIIEANRKRLNDFQEKLYAQDRWSMLLIFQGMDAAGKDSAIKSIFDGVNPQGCEVTSFKQPSAHELDHDFLWRSMIALPERGRIGIFNRSYYEECLVVRVRPEVLAKEKLPPRLVTKNIWRERFEDISAMERFLARNGTVILKFFLNVSREEQRARFLARLEEPAKNWKFSKADIAERALWPKYQAAYQEVIRHTSTKLAPWHVVPADHKWFARVVIGSTIVAALDRLDLQFPRVDKAERSEFKQVREALLAEGKGEASKAPAKQAK from the coding sequence ATGAACAAGAAATCCTCGAAATCGCTCGCCGACGAATTGAAGCCCTATGTCGCGCCGTTCAGCTTTGACGGCTTGGGCGAGTTCCACCTGAAATCGCACAAGACGCGCGAGAAGGGCGGCCTCGACAAGGACGAAGGCGAAGCGATCATCGAGGCCAATCGCAAGCGGCTGAACGATTTTCAGGAAAAGCTCTACGCCCAGGACCGCTGGTCGATGCTGCTGATCTTTCAGGGCATGGACGCAGCCGGCAAGGACTCCGCGATCAAGAGCATCTTCGACGGCGTCAATCCGCAGGGCTGCGAGGTCACGTCGTTCAAGCAGCCCTCGGCGCACGAACTCGACCACGATTTTCTCTGGCGCAGCATGATCGCGCTGCCCGAGCGCGGCCGGATCGGGATCTTCAACCGCTCCTATTACGAGGAATGCCTGGTAGTGCGGGTGCGCCCGGAAGTCCTGGCGAAGGAAAAGCTGCCGCCCCGGCTGGTGACCAAAAACATCTGGCGCGAGCGGTTCGAGGATATCTCGGCGATGGAGCGCTTTCTGGCGCGCAACGGCACCGTGATCCTGAAGTTCTTCCTCAACGTTTCCCGGGAAGAGCAGCGCGCGCGCTTTCTCGCCCGGCTGGAAGAGCCCGCCAAGAACTGGAAGTTCTCGAAAGCCGATATAGCCGAACGCGCGCTGTGGCCGAAGTACCAGGCTGCCTATCAGGAAGTGATCCGGCACACCTCGACCAAGCTGGCGCCGTGGCATGTGGTGCCGGCCGACCACAAATGGTTTGCCCGCGTCGTGATCGGCTCGACCATTGTCGCGGCGCTCGACAGGCTCGATCTGCAATTCCCCAGGGTAGACAAGGCCGAGCGCAGCGAATTCAAGCAGGTGCGCGAGGCGTTGCTGGCCGAGGGCAAAGGTGAGGCGAGCAAGGCGCCGGCGAAGCAGGCGAAGTAA
- a CDS encoding sterol desaturase family protein produces the protein MKQLVQILQFALPAVIAIATLEALFLAVVMRRDYNWRAYFASLADALGREYIVYVFLSASLATPLIRLAWEHRLFTVPLDTATAVVVLVIGQDFCYYWLHRASHRIRWFWASHAVHHSSNELNLGASYRFGWTGRLTGAGVFFVPMIWLGFAPGPVFIAAGFGLLYQFWIHTEWIPKLGWLEYVLNTPSHHRVHHAANPEYLDRNYGGIFIVFDRLFGTFVSERDDVPCRYGLVTPLLSNNPLVIGFHEWAAMARDLWQARSWRARLMHVVGPPGWRAEAKEQAADAHVSPAMREGATVALPDARGV, from the coding sequence GTGAAGCAACTCGTCCAAATCCTTCAATTCGCTCTTCCCGCCGTGATCGCGATCGCGACGCTCGAAGCGCTGTTCCTCGCCGTCGTGATGCGGCGGGATTACAACTGGCGGGCCTATTTCGCCTCGCTCGCCGATGCGCTGGGCCGGGAATACATCGTGTACGTTTTCCTGTCGGCGAGCCTTGCGACGCCGCTGATCCGTCTGGCCTGGGAGCACCGCCTGTTCACCGTGCCGCTCGATACCGCGACGGCGGTAGTGGTGCTCGTGATCGGCCAGGACTTTTGTTATTACTGGCTCCACCGCGCCAGTCACCGTATCAGGTGGTTCTGGGCGAGCCACGCGGTGCATCATTCATCCAACGAACTCAATCTCGGCGCGTCCTATCGTTTCGGCTGGACCGGGCGGCTGACCGGCGCCGGGGTCTTCTTTGTGCCGATGATCTGGCTCGGTTTCGCACCGGGTCCGGTCTTCATCGCCGCCGGTTTTGGCCTGCTCTATCAGTTCTGGATCCATACCGAATGGATTCCGAAACTCGGCTGGCTCGAATATGTGCTGAACACGCCCTCGCATCATCGCGTGCATCACGCCGCCAATCCGGAATATCTCGACCGCAACTACGGCGGTATCTTCATCGTGTTCGACCGCCTGTTCGGAACCTTCGTCAGCGAGCGCGACGACGTACCCTGCCGCTACGGCCTGGTAACGCCGTTGCTCTCGAACAACCCGCTGGTGATTGGATTTCACGAATGGGCGGCGATGGCCCGCGATCTCTGGCAGGCCCGCAGCTGGCGCGCGCGGCTAATGCATGTCGTCGGTCCGCCCGGCTGGCGCGCGGAGGCGAAGGAACAGGCGGCCGACGCGCACGTGAGCCCGGCAATGCGGGAAGGCGCCACGGTGGCTCTTCCCGACGCGCGCGGTGTATAG
- a CDS encoding 2-isopropylmalate synthase, whose protein sequence is MTTAPKSEKDRVIVFDTTLRDGEQCPGATMTFEEKIEIAEMLDDMGVDVIEAGFPITSEGDFQAVSEIARRSKNSVIAGLSRANPKDIDRCAEAVKFARRGRVHTVIATSPLHMRVKLNMTPEQVLDLSVANVTRARNQIDDVEWSAEDATRSEMDFLCRIVEAVIKAGATTVNIPDTVGYTTPEEYTRFMRTLIERVPNSDKAVFSVHCHNDLGMAVANSLAGIAGGARQIECTVNGIGERAGNAALEEVVMAMNVRNDVFPWWNRIDTTMLTRASKLVSAATSFPVQYNKAIVGRNAFAHESGIHQDGVLKDASTYEIMRPEMIGLKKSSLVLGKHSGRHAFVHKLEEMGYKLGANQLEDAFVRMKALADRKKDIYDEDIEALVDQEIAAAHDRIKLTSLTVIAGTHGPQRATMKLDIDGKIKIEEAEGNGPVDAVFNCIKALVPHEAKLELYQVHAVTEGTDAQAEVSVRLAHEGRSMTSKASDPDTLVASAKAYLGALNKIVMKHQRDEPAQVAS, encoded by the coding sequence ATGACTACCGCACCGAAGTCCGAGAAGGACCGCGTCATCGTATTCGACACCACCCTGCGTGACGGCGAGCAATGCCCCGGCGCCACCATGACGTTCGAGGAAAAGATCGAGATCGCCGAGATGCTCGACGACATGGGCGTCGACGTCATCGAGGCCGGCTTCCCGATCACCTCGGAAGGCGACTTCCAGGCGGTCAGCGAGATCGCCCGCCGCTCCAAGAATTCGGTCATCGCCGGCCTGTCGCGGGCCAACCCGAAGGACATCGACCGCTGCGCCGAAGCGGTAAAATTCGCCAGGCGCGGCCGTGTCCACACCGTGATCGCGACCTCGCCGCTGCACATGCGCGTCAAGCTCAACATGACGCCGGAGCAGGTGCTGGATCTGTCGGTCGCCAACGTTACCCGCGCCCGCAACCAGATCGACGACGTCGAATGGTCGGCCGAAGACGCCACCCGCAGCGAGATGGACTTCCTCTGCCGCATCGTCGAGGCCGTGATCAAGGCCGGCGCCACCACGGTCAATATTCCCGACACTGTCGGCTACACCACGCCGGAGGAATACACCCGCTTCATGCGCACGCTGATCGAGCGGGTGCCGAACTCCGACAAGGCGGTGTTCTCGGTGCATTGCCATAACGACCTCGGCATGGCGGTGGCGAATTCGCTGGCCGGCATCGCCGGCGGCGCACGCCAGATCGAATGCACCGTCAACGGCATCGGCGAGCGCGCCGGCAACGCCGCGCTGGAAGAAGTCGTGATGGCGATGAATGTCCGCAACGACGTGTTTCCGTGGTGGAACCGGATCGACACCACCATGCTGACGCGGGCATCGAAGCTGGTATCGGCCGCGACCTCGTTCCCGGTGCAGTACAACAAGGCGATCGTCGGCCGTAACGCCTTCGCGCATGAGAGCGGCATCCATCAGGACGGCGTGCTGAAGGACGCCTCGACTTACGAGATCATGCGTCCCGAGATGATCGGCCTGAAGAAGTCGTCGCTGGTGCTCGGCAAGCATTCCGGCCGCCATGCCTTCGTGCACAAGCTGGAAGAGATGGGCTACAAGCTCGGCGCCAACCAGCTGGAAGACGCCTTTGTGCGAATGAAGGCGCTGGCCGACCGCAAGAAGGACATCTACGACGAGGACATCGAGGCGCTGGTCGACCAGGAGATCGCGGCAGCCCACGATCGCATCAAGCTGACCTCGCTGACCGTGATCGCGGGCACCCATGGCCCGCAGCGCGCCACCATGAAGCTCGACATCGACGGCAAGATCAAAATCGAGGAAGCCGAAGGCAACGGTCCGGTCGATGCGGTCTTCAACTGCATCAAGGCGCTGGTGCCGCACGAGGCCAAGCTGGAACTCTATCAGGTCCACGCCGTCACCGAAGGCACCGATGCCCAGGCCGAAGTGTCGGTGCGGCTCGCCCATGAAGGCCGCTCGATGACGTCGAAGGCCTCCGATCCGGATACGCTGGTGGCCTCGGCGAAAGCCTATCTCGGCGCGCTCAACAAGATCGTCATGAAGCACCAGCGCGACGAACCGGCGCAGGTGGCCAGTTAA
- a CDS encoding AraC family transcriptional regulator, whose amino-acid sequence MRGGTVAILLLIVFLVARDLRTSRLSRYSALLFLGTAAFVIDSAPGFWTLDMRLKIPIHVLCIATPAVFWIMAAALFDDDFKARWYHALAWLWLAGLAWREMYGWPSAVVAVQEASSLLFVAFGVWHALAGRAGDLVEWRRQLRVEFAVITALYIASIIVSQRIWPGTLGKPPYSLFNAIGLMAFIFVYAWLRLSLLISQQFAPASPQDGSAPLIGAGPRQAPSATGQDAVVLEALRKLMVEGKAYRDDGLSITLLSQTLGVQEYRLRRLINGQLGHRNFSAFVNGYRLTEAETALADPGQAEVPILTIALDAGFGSIGPFNRAFKAHTGLTPTEYRRTRVDAPLPIPESASRS is encoded by the coding sequence TTGCGAGGAGGGACGGTTGCCATTCTCCTCCTCATCGTGTTTCTCGTCGCCCGCGACCTGCGAACCAGCCGGTTAAGCCGCTACTCCGCGCTGCTCTTCCTCGGCACCGCCGCGTTCGTGATCGATTCGGCGCCCGGCTTCTGGACGCTCGACATGCGTCTGAAAATTCCGATCCATGTTCTTTGCATCGCAACGCCGGCGGTGTTCTGGATCATGGCGGCGGCGCTGTTCGATGATGACTTCAAGGCACGCTGGTATCACGCACTCGCCTGGCTCTGGCTCGCCGGCCTCGCCTGGCGGGAAATGTATGGCTGGCCGTCTGCCGTCGTGGCCGTTCAGGAGGCTTCGTCGCTGCTGTTCGTCGCGTTCGGCGTCTGGCATGCGCTGGCCGGCCGGGCTGGGGATCTGGTGGAATGGCGGCGTCAGCTCCGCGTCGAGTTCGCGGTGATCACGGCGCTCTATATCGCCTCCATTATCGTATCGCAGCGGATCTGGCCCGGCACGCTGGGCAAACCTCCCTACAGTCTCTTCAACGCGATCGGCCTGATGGCGTTCATCTTTGTGTACGCCTGGCTACGACTGTCCCTGTTGATCAGCCAACAGTTCGCGCCGGCGTCGCCACAGGACGGCTCGGCGCCGCTCATCGGCGCAGGACCGCGGCAGGCGCCATCAGCCACCGGGCAGGACGCCGTCGTGCTCGAGGCGCTTCGCAAGCTGATGGTGGAGGGCAAGGCCTACCGCGACGACGGTCTGAGCATCACCTTGCTGTCACAAACGCTCGGCGTTCAGGAATACCGGTTGCGCCGCCTGATCAACGGACAACTCGGTCACCGGAATTTCAGCGCCTTCGTCAACGGCTACCGGCTGACGGAGGCGGAAACAGCATTGGCCGACCCCGGCCAGGCCGAAGTGCCGATCCTGACCATTGCGCTCGACGCCGGCTTCGGCTCGATCGGGCCGTTCAATCGCGCGTTCAAGGCCCATACCGGGCTGACGCCGACCGAATATCGGCGCACCCGTGTCGATGCCCCGTTGCCGATTCCGGAATCGGCCAGCCGGTCGTAG
- a CDS encoding 2-methylaconitate cis-trans isomerase PrpF family protein, which produces MVRQIRCVLMRGGTSKAVFLRESDLPVDEVERNSTILSIFGSPDRRQIDGLGGADPLTSKLAIIGPVRTTEPRAAGTHLTYTFGQVEIAHPEIDWLSLCGNISAAVGAFAVYEGYVTPSEPMTQVRVFNTNLSRVLTIEVPVLDGRPIEQGDYSVPGVPGTGAKILIDFSDTAGAATGALLPTGRPVDRLNVPDDGEIDVSLVDIGNAHVFVRAGDLGLRGTEGAAQLDADHELRARLERIRGAAAERMGMIANAAQSREESPATPILGIVSPPASYRDENGGTVVNENEVDLVSRLMFMQQTHKTYAGTSTVCTGVASRLAGTLVHEVTRLQMRGADTVRIGHPAGVIETETRVEKNGAGEYVVRRATLGRTARRIMEGYVFVPDTSH; this is translated from the coding sequence ATGGTCCGTCAGATCAGATGCGTGCTGATGCGCGGAGGCACCAGCAAGGCCGTTTTCCTGAGGGAGAGCGATCTTCCGGTCGACGAAGTCGAACGTAACAGCACCATCCTTTCCATCTTCGGGTCGCCGGATCGCCGGCAGATCGACGGATTGGGCGGCGCCGATCCCCTGACCAGCAAGCTCGCGATCATCGGCCCGGTCCGGACGACGGAACCGCGCGCGGCCGGCACGCATCTCACCTACACCTTCGGCCAGGTCGAGATTGCGCATCCCGAAATCGACTGGTTGAGCTTGTGCGGCAATATCAGTGCGGCGGTGGGCGCCTTCGCGGTTTACGAGGGGTATGTGACGCCGAGCGAGCCCATGACGCAGGTGCGGGTGTTCAACACCAATCTGTCGCGGGTGCTGACGATCGAGGTGCCGGTGCTGGACGGGCGCCCGATTGAACAAGGCGACTATTCGGTCCCCGGTGTGCCCGGAACGGGCGCGAAGATACTCATCGATTTTTCCGACACCGCCGGCGCCGCCACCGGCGCGTTGCTTCCCACCGGACGGCCGGTCGATCGTCTTAATGTTCCCGACGACGGCGAGATCGACGTCTCGCTGGTCGATATCGGCAACGCGCACGTGTTCGTACGCGCTGGCGATCTGGGCTTGCGCGGCACCGAAGGCGCCGCGCAGCTTGATGCCGACCACGAGCTGCGTGCACGCCTCGAGCGTATCCGGGGTGCCGCAGCCGAGCGCATGGGCATGATCGCAAACGCGGCGCAGTCGCGCGAAGAGTCGCCCGCCACCCCCATTCTCGGCATCGTCAGTCCGCCGGCGTCCTATCGCGACGAGAACGGTGGCACCGTTGTGAACGAGAACGAGGTCGATCTGGTTTCCCGCCTGATGTTCATGCAGCAGACCCACAAGACCTATGCCGGGACCAGCACCGTGTGTACCGGCGTCGCCAGCCGGCTGGCGGGAACCCTCGTGCACGAGGTGACACGGCTGCAAATGCGCGGGGCGGACACGGTGCGCATCGGACATCCCGCAGGCGTGATCGAGACCGAAACCCGGGTCGAGAAGAACGGGGCCGGTGAATACGTCGTGCGACGCGCGACACTGGGGCGTACCGCGCGCCGCATCATGGAGGGCTATGTCTTCGTACCTGATACGTCGCACTGA
- a CDS encoding NADH:flavin oxidoreductase/NADH oxidase, which produces MMDGSTNGGQMPSPMLFQPLAVRGLTLKNRLVVPPMVHYRCDPGHTCGTFHLVHLGRYALGGFGLVFVEATGVEEIGLINEHDLGIWNEAQVESFKPLIAFMKRQGTAIGIQLAHGGRKSSSQTAMQGMGPLTEENLKAGDKIWQPVGPTAEPVAKGWLTPRQLTTEECKAMVGTWAKAARNAVAAGFDTIEIHTAHGYLLASFLSPVSNTRNDEYGGDRAGRMGLPLEIAEAVRREMPASMPLFVRVSSVDGTQKGWNMDDTVVFARELKARGVDVIDCSSGGIAGAATAAQVPRSLGFQVPFAERVRKEADITTMAVGIILEAQQAEAILQNKQADLVAIGRQSQFNPNIAHHWAHDLGINARFEDWSPEFGWWLEKRIRTLEGFATPTGVVTHRGRINQ; this is translated from the coding sequence ATGATGGACGGTTCGACCAACGGCGGCCAGATGCCATCGCCGATGCTGTTCCAGCCGCTGGCGGTCCGTGGCCTCACGCTGAAAAATCGCCTCGTGGTGCCGCCGATGGTCCATTATCGCTGCGACCCCGGCCATACCTGCGGCACCTTCCACCTCGTGCATCTCGGCCGCTACGCGCTGGGCGGTTTTGGCCTCGTCTTTGTCGAAGCGACCGGTGTCGAGGAGATCGGGCTGATCAACGAGCACGACCTCGGCATCTGGAACGAGGCGCAGGTCGAGAGTTTCAAGCCGCTGATCGCCTTCATGAAGCGTCAGGGGACCGCGATCGGCATCCAGCTTGCCCATGGCGGCCGCAAGTCATCCTCGCAAACCGCCATGCAGGGCATGGGACCGCTCACGGAAGAAAATCTGAAGGCCGGCGACAAGATTTGGCAGCCGGTGGGGCCCACCGCCGAGCCGGTCGCCAAGGGCTGGCTGACGCCGCGGCAACTGACGACGGAAGAGTGCAAGGCGATGGTCGGCACCTGGGCCAAAGCCGCGCGGAATGCGGTAGCTGCCGGCTTCGACACCATCGAGATCCACACCGCGCACGGCTATCTGCTGGCCTCGTTCCTGTCGCCGGTGTCCAACACCCGCAACGACGAATACGGTGGCGATCGCGCGGGGCGCATGGGCCTGCCGCTGGAGATCGCCGAAGCGGTGCGCCGCGAAATGCCGGCCTCCATGCCGCTGTTCGTCCGTGTCTCGTCCGTCGACGGCACGCAGAAAGGCTGGAACATGGATGACACCGTGGTCTTTGCGCGCGAACTGAAAGCGCGCGGCGTCGACGTGATCGATTGCTCGTCCGGCGGCATCGCCGGTGCAGCTACCGCAGCCCAGGTGCCGCGCAGCCTCGGCTTCCAGGTTCCGTTTGCGGAGCGCGTCCGCAAGGAAGCCGACATCACGACCATGGCGGTGGGCATCATTCTCGAAGCGCAGCAGGCCGAGGCGATCCTGCAGAACAAGCAAGCCGATCTCGTCGCGATCGGCCGCCAGTCGCAGTTCAATCCCAACATCGCCCACCATTGGGCCCACGATCTCGGCATCAACGCGCGCTTCGAGGACTGGTCGCCCGAATTTGGCTGGTGGCTCGAAAAGCGCATCAGGACGCTGGAAGGCTTTGCCACGCCGACCGGCGTGGTGACCCACCGCGGACGCATTAACCAATAG
- a CDS encoding acyltransferase family protein: protein MLVHIQILRFIAAVSVIAFHALGAAPDGFKVAESPISFVLSYGGRGVDLFFVISGFIIFYATHGRGLTPAEFLRRRVERIVPLYFFVIFAVTVLAVTLPATFGATDWYTPRHILKSLAFVAFTDGEMPVVYVGWSLEYEMYFYLAVALLMAATRDAWRNVVVIFSALAIAGRIPGIDAALGNYAFFVDPMILEFVLGVIVGHVFVNGRAGWPMLVAAACATVAVLVTDPTHRVIVSGVPSALLVVAAAFVSRKRTDASWPERALARLGDASYSIYLAQVETVSLAGATVAGLIPSIPPLLLLVVTSVIVVAFGLLLNIAVERPLLRFSRRLGALRPVQASG, encoded by the coding sequence ATGCTCGTCCATATCCAGATTCTCCGGTTTATCGCGGCAGTCTCGGTCATCGCCTTTCATGCCCTGGGCGCCGCCCCTGACGGCTTCAAGGTGGCCGAGAGCCCGATCTCCTTTGTGCTGTCCTATGGGGGGCGCGGCGTCGATCTGTTCTTCGTCATTTCAGGCTTCATCATTTTTTATGCGACCCATGGCAGAGGCCTGACGCCGGCGGAATTCCTGCGCCGCCGCGTCGAGCGGATCGTGCCGCTGTATTTCTTCGTGATCTTCGCCGTCACGGTGCTGGCGGTGACGTTGCCGGCCACGTTCGGCGCGACGGATTGGTACACGCCCCGCCATATCCTCAAGTCGCTGGCGTTCGTCGCCTTCACCGACGGCGAGATGCCGGTCGTCTATGTCGGCTGGTCGCTCGAATACGAGATGTATTTCTATCTCGCGGTCGCGCTGCTGATGGCGGCAACGCGCGATGCCTGGCGCAACGTCGTGGTGATTTTTTCCGCGCTCGCCATCGCCGGGCGCATCCCGGGCATTGACGCTGCGCTCGGAAATTACGCCTTCTTCGTCGATCCGATGATCCTCGAATTCGTGCTCGGCGTCATCGTGGGCCACGTGTTCGTGAATGGCCGGGCCGGTTGGCCGATGCTGGTCGCTGCGGCCTGTGCGACCGTGGCGGTGCTGGTGACGGACCCCACCCACCGCGTCATCGTATCCGGCGTTCCGTCAGCCTTGCTGGTGGTGGCGGCAGCCTTTGTCAGCCGCAAGCGCACTGATGCGTCGTGGCCGGAGCGTGCGTTGGCGCGGCTGGGGGATGCGTCCTATTCGATTTATCTGGCTCAGGTGGAGACGGTGTCGCTGGCAGGAGCGACCGTGGCCGGCCTGATCCCGTCGATTCCTCCGCTGCTGCTCTTGGTCGTCACCAGCGTCATCGTCGTCGCATTCGGCCTGCTGCTCAATATCGCCGTGGAGCGGCCGTTGCTCAGGTTCAGCCGGCGCCTTGGCGCTCTGCGCCCGGTGCAGGCCTCCGGCTGA
- a CDS encoding OpgC domain-containing protein, translating to MISADQKDLSVLRPPERDLRLDLFRGVGQWMVFLDHIPHDLVSWLTLRNYGFSDAAEFFVFISGYLAGFIYGPAVRGGYFLAATKRLMKRVWQLYIAHIFLFLLFTAQVARTAKRFDNPMYENEFNVFNFLQHPDVMIGQALSLKYKPVNFDVLPLYMALLFASPLILWCLIRRPALALLGSVVLYIAARWFDWNLPSYPAGSSWYFNPFAWQMLFVFAAWCGLGGSAQLQFLIGSRAALAVAVAWLAFAFLIVMTWHSAFLESLIPKWMIKVIYPIDKSDLDMLRFTHFLALALVVVRFVPKHWPPLTSKWLVPLMACGRHSLPIFCLGIFLSFSAHWVLTQYSKGFAEQLFVSAVGVTVMVAAAFLLDWYKKVPVLFEAPKTEPTTEPAQA from the coding sequence ATCATTTCCGCCGACCAGAAAGACCTATCCGTCCTGCGGCCGCCCGAACGCGACCTGCGGCTCGATCTGTTTCGCGGCGTCGGGCAGTGGATGGTCTTTCTCGATCACATCCCGCACGACCTCGTCAGCTGGCTGACGCTTCGCAACTACGGCTTCAGCGACGCGGCCGAGTTCTTCGTGTTCATTTCCGGCTATCTCGCCGGCTTCATCTACGGGCCTGCGGTGCGCGGCGGCTATTTTCTCGCCGCAACCAAGCGGCTGATGAAGCGGGTATGGCAATTATACATCGCCCATATTTTCCTGTTCCTGCTCTTTACGGCGCAGGTCGCGCGCACCGCCAAGCGCTTCGACAATCCGATGTACGAGAATGAATTCAACGTCTTCAACTTTCTGCAGCACCCCGACGTGATGATCGGGCAGGCGCTGTCGCTGAAGTACAAGCCGGTCAATTTCGACGTGCTGCCGCTCTATATGGCGCTGCTGTTCGCGTCGCCGCTGATCCTGTGGTGCCTGATACGGCGTCCGGCGCTCGCTCTGCTCGGCTCGGTCGTGCTGTATATCGCGGCGCGCTGGTTCGACTGGAACCTGCCGTCCTATCCAGCGGGGTCGAGCTGGTATTTCAATCCGTTCGCCTGGCAGATGCTGTTCGTGTTTGCCGCCTGGTGCGGTCTCGGCGGCAGCGCGCAACTGCAATTTCTGATCGGCTCCCGCGCCGCGCTGGCGGTGGCCGTGGCCTGGCTCGCGTTTGCGTTCCTGATCGTGATGACCTGGCACAGTGCGTTTCTTGAATCGCTGATCCCGAAGTGGATGATCAAGGTGATCTATCCGATCGACAAATCCGATCTCGACATGCTGCGCTTTACGCATTTTCTGGCGCTGGCGCTGGTGGTCGTCCGGTTCGTTCCGAAGCACTGGCCGCCGCTGACGTCGAAATGGCTGGTGCCGCTGATGGCCTGCGGGCGGCATTCGCTGCCCATCTTCTGTCTCGGCATATTCCTGTCGTTTTCGGCGCACTGGGTCCTGACCCAGTATTCCAAAGGCTTTGCCGAGCAGCTTTTCGTCAGCGCGGTCGGCGTAACGGTCATGGTGGCGGCGGCCTTTCTGTTGGACTGGTACAAGAAAGTGCCGGTGCTGTTCGAGGCGCCCAAAACCGAACCTACGACCGAGCCCGCGCAGGCGTGA
- a CDS encoding LysR family transcriptional regulator — MDLRQLRYFIAVAERGGFAAAASTLNVAQSALSRHVKELEHELGGKLFERGARGVSVTESGKVLLARGRWLLGTIDDIKAEVRTENREPSGTVRLGAPSSLAEILYAPFAQLFVKRFPRVRLELSEGLTEGMSDRLLRGELDLAIVTAPQPNDHLDYEVLVVEQVFLIGPPRDPLLKRGKLTRKEFDNLPSAILPLSRNPFPPTVPFSLRVDSSIPLKRIVASGLGYGLLPFSGIHEEVAAGALSAALLPWMGADRVLALPRGRPVSRATREAVVVLKEACKDLVREGKILTVSQRRTVTDLSMRETR; from the coding sequence ATGGACCTGCGACAGCTTCGCTACTTCATTGCGGTCGCCGAACGCGGCGGCTTCGCAGCCGCAGCGAGCACGCTCAACGTCGCGCAGTCGGCGCTCAGCCGTCACGTCAAGGAACTGGAGCATGAACTCGGCGGCAAGCTGTTTGAACGCGGCGCGCGCGGCGTGTCGGTCACGGAGTCAGGCAAGGTGCTGCTGGCGCGTGGCCGCTGGCTGCTGGGCACCATCGACGATATCAAGGCCGAGGTCAGGACGGAAAATCGCGAGCCCAGCGGCACGGTCCGGCTCGGTGCGCCATCGAGCCTTGCCGAAATCCTCTATGCGCCGTTCGCCCAATTATTCGTGAAACGGTTTCCGCGGGTGCGACTCGAATTGAGCGAGGGTCTGACCGAAGGGATGAGCGACCGTCTGCTGCGTGGCGAACTCGACCTCGCGATCGTTACCGCGCCGCAGCCCAACGATCATCTCGACTACGAGGTTCTGGTGGTCGAGCAGGTGTTTCTGATCGGTCCGCCCCGCGATCCCCTGCTCAAGCGCGGCAAGTTGACCCGAAAGGAGTTCGACAACCTGCCCTCTGCCATCCTGCCACTCAGCCGCAACCCGTTTCCGCCGACGGTGCCGTTTTCATTGCGCGTCGACAGCAGCATCCCGTTGAAGCGGATCGTGGCGTCCGGACTTGGATACGGGCTGCTGCCGTTTTCCGGCATTCATGAGGAGGTAGCCGCAGGTGCGCTGTCGGCAGCCCTGCTGCCCTGGATGGGCGCCGACCGCGTGTTAGCGTTGCCGCGCGGGCGTCCTGTGAGCCGGGCAACGCGGGAAGCGGTCGTGGTCTTGAAGGAGGCCTGCAAGGATCTCGTTCGCGAAGGCAAGATCCTGACGGTGTCACAACGCAGAACGGTCACCGATTTGTCGATGCGTGAGACGCGCTAG